The Brasilonema sennae CENA114 genome includes a region encoding these proteins:
- a CDS encoding FkbM family methyltransferase gives MIFVDQIRQFSMKNLRPLIHKTGFDVVRFPPRKYNFLITLLKNHNVDTVIDVGANLGQYATEIRSEGFDGRILSIEPVPEVFNSLQKAKAKDSKWSGFNFALGAENGTTQINLTNFSDLSSILEPTEYAKSVAPAFEVKEKIQIQLKTLDTFWNENKLDNSKVFLKLDCQGFEEQILQGANESLQKVVGVQMELSLKALYKNQRLYNDSIAFMKENKFELYHILPVFSDVNTGQLLDMDGFFFKSYTNPV, from the coding sequence ATGATTTTTGTTGATCAAATCCGGCAATTTTCGATGAAGAATCTCCGCCCTTTGATTCACAAGACAGGGTTTGATGTCGTGAGATTTCCGCCTCGCAAATATAATTTTTTAATCACGTTATTAAAGAACCATAATGTAGACACAGTTATAGATGTAGGGGCTAATCTCGGTCAATATGCGACAGAAATTAGAAGCGAGGGTTTTGATGGGCGTATTTTATCCATAGAACCAGTACCAGAAGTTTTTAACTCTCTTCAAAAAGCGAAAGCGAAAGACTCAAAGTGGTCAGGTTTTAATTTTGCTTTGGGAGCGGAAAATGGAACCACTCAAATAAACTTAACCAATTTCTCCGATTTAAGTTCTATTTTAGAACCCACAGAATATGCCAAAAGTGTCGCACCTGCTTTTGAAGTTAAAGAGAAAATCCAAATTCAATTAAAGACCTTAGATACCTTTTGGAACGAAAATAAGTTAGATAATTCCAAAGTTTTTTTAAAATTAGACTGTCAAGGTTTTGAAGAGCAGATTCTACAAGGAGCCAATGAATCTCTCCAAAAAGTTGTTGGGGTTCAAATGGAACTGTCATTGAAAGCTTTGTATAAAAATCAAAGACTATATAATGATTCCATTGCGTTTATGAAAGAAAACAAATTTGAACTTTATCATATACTCCCAGTCTTTAGCGATGTAAATACCGGACAGCTTCTTGATATGGATGGCTTTTTCTTCAAGAGTTATACGAATCCGGTTTGA
- a CDS encoding VOC family protein, producing MLQSPQSLKSVLTSGDLRRVHHIALNVHDMQGSRHFYNHILGLHELTGDEVPATLVDLVAQGKVANFVTPDGTILDLFWEPDLPPPDPNPERAFTRAYHLAFDIAPELFEQAVEVLRQNQIQIAHGPVTRPTGRGVYFYDPDGFMIEIRCDPQ from the coding sequence ATGCTACAAAGTCCTCAATCCCTCAAAAGTGTCCTGACTTCCGGTGACTTGCGACGAGTACATCACATAGCCCTTAACGTCCATGATATGCAAGGCTCTCGACACTTCTACAATCATATTCTTGGTTTGCACGAACTGACTGGTGATGAAGTTCCTGCAACTCTGGTAGACTTAGTCGCACAAGGAAAAGTCGCTAATTTTGTCACTCCAGATGGTACTATTCTCGATTTATTTTGGGAACCAGACTTACCACCGCCAGATCCAAATCCAGAACGTGCTTTTACCAGAGCATACCACTTGGCGTTTGACATTGCTCCTGAATTGTTTGAGCAAGCAGTAGAAGTTTTAAGACAAAATCAAATACAAATTGCCCACGGACCAGTTACACGTCCTACTGGTAGAGGTGTGTACTTTTATGACCCCGATGGCTTTATGATAGAGATTCGCTGTGATCCACAATAG
- a CDS encoding DUF4385 domain-containing protein translates to MFDYSLDFKNINFREHPELYRVGKGEQGVLLVEPYKSEILPYWRFKTPDIAKESSEKIYQMFFEYLEQDDFVGADMARKFLQMGYTRSRRYANHKSGRKYKTNPQKETSKEAHTQARLDILPNEVDPIKAESAAIFKEKWMQAKMNEKYLQLLARHKQKYAD, encoded by the coding sequence ATGTTTGATTATTCTTTAGATTTTAAAAATATTAACTTTCGAGAACATCCTGAACTGTATCGCGTGGGTAAGGGTGAACAGGGAGTGCTTTTGGTAGAACCATACAAATCTGAAATTCTTCCTTACTGGCGGTTTAAAACTCCAGATATTGCAAAAGAGTCTAGCGAAAAAATCTACCAGATGTTTTTTGAATATTTAGAGCAAGATGATTTTGTCGGTGCTGATATGGCGCGGAAGTTTTTACAGATGGGGTATACACGCTCGCGCCGCTACGCTAACCATAAAAGTGGTAGAAAGTACAAAACTAACCCCCAAAAAGAAACTTCTAAAGAAGCTCACACTCAAGCCAGACTAGATATTCTACCAAATGAAGTAGATCCTATTAAAGCTGAATCAGCAGCAATCTTTAAAGAAAAGTGGATGCAAGCCAAGATGAATGAAAAGTATCTCCAGCTTTTAGCAAGGCATAAGCAGAAATACGCAGATTAA
- a CDS encoding DUF4278 domain-containing protein — protein sequence MALFFLLPLFTGLVGGYIFKKSTDEIGYLVGVFAAICIVLGLIFAPWQILLLVLILTLTVPKKLLGKNEYQVISSEEVKQEPLPTDKQEQVVSKPENYEVVKPDDYEVELIRNYQHMIY from the coding sequence ATGGCTCTGTTTTTTCTACTTCCGCTTTTTACTGGTTTAGTTGGTGGCTATATCTTCAAGAAAAGTACCGATGAAATCGGGTACTTGGTGGGGGTATTTGCAGCTATCTGTATAGTCCTAGGTTTAATTTTTGCACCTTGGCAGATATTGCTTTTGGTACTGATTTTGACCCTTACAGTTCCGAAAAAACTCTTAGGAAAAAATGAGTATCAAGTCATTTCTAGTGAGGAAGTAAAACAAGAACCATTACCCACTGATAAGCAGGAACAGGTTGTTTCTAAACCTGAGAATTACGAGGTTGTTAAACCTGATGATTATGAGGTTGAACTAATACGTAATTATCAGCATATGATCTACTAA